The region TCTCTTGCTCAGCTTTCAAGACAGGCGGAGATGAGGGCAGATAAAAGACCACAGCTTGCAGACTTACGTGAGAGTGGAAGTATTGAACAGGATGCTGATCTTGTTATGTTTATCCACAGACCTGAGTATTACAAGAAAAATCCTACACCTGAGGAAGAGGGGCTTGCAGAGATCATAATAGCAAAACAGAGAAATGGTCCTACAGGAACAGTTAATCTGGCGTTTATTAAGGACATAACAAAGTTTGAGAATCTTGCAAAGCAAAGATTTGAAGAACCTGTTACCGAGGAAGTTCCAGACGATAATGCTATAATAGATCAGGCACACTGGGATAACGATGAGCTTTTCTCAGATATTGATATTACAGGTGAGGATATAACGGATATATAGAATGGAAAAGATAAAAAATTTTGTTGAACACACAGGGGCAGCATTTTTACTCTTTCTTGAGACCTTGAAAGTTATCATTTTATCTCCTCCCAAGGTTAAGCATATACTTAAATATATGGAGGAGATAGGAGTTACAGCTGCACCTTTAATAGCTATAACAGGATTTTTTACAGGTGGCGTTCTTGTAGTTGAGACATACCCAACATTTCATAAGTTCAATGCAGAATTTCTGATAGGTGCTCTTGTCTCGTTATCACTTTCAAGGGAGCTCTCTCCAGTCCTTGTTGCCCTTCTCGTTACAGCAAGGTCAGGTTCTGCAATGGCTGCGAATATCGGAACGATGAAGATAACGGAGCAGATAGATGCTCTAAAGGTTATGGCTGTTAATCCTGTGAGATATCTGATAGCTCCAAGACTTATAGCTTCTCTTTTGATGGTTCCTGCCCTTGTTATCCTGTCATACACTTTTGGACTTTTAGGTGGTTATTTTGTTGGTGTGAACCTTTACGGTATAAATCCTTACCTTTTTGTTGAGAAGATGAAAGATTTTACGGAGCTTTACGATATACTTGGAGGACTCTATAAATCAATGGGATTTGCAACAATAATTACGATAGTTTCATGTTATTTCGGCTATGTTACTAAAGGTGGAGCAGAAGGTGTTGGCAGATCAACAACCACAGCTGTTGTGGTCTCATCCGTTCTGGTTCTTATCGTTGACTACTTCCTTACAGCTATTATCTATTAATTAATAAATACATTCTGGGGGAATAGAGATGAAGAGGTTTCTGCTGTTATTTTTCATCATGATCTTAACATTCGGTACATCCTTTTCTTTAACAGCTGAGGATGCTGAGAGAATAATAAAAGAGTATATTGAAGGTAGTTCTTACACATCTAAGATAAACATATGTGAGAACGAAAAATATTTTATAGGTGAGGTATTTTTAGAAGGTTATGAAGGTAAGACTGTGATAAGAAAGGTATTTGTTAATAAAGAAACAGGTGGTATATATCCTACAATGGCAGAAGCTTATAATCACTGTTATATGATGGAAAAGTAAAGATGAAAAAGATAGCTGTTCTTACAAGTGGTGGAGATGCACCAGGTCTGAACGCATGTATAAGGGCTGTAGTAAGGGCGGGACATTACTACAACTGTGAAGTTATAGGTGTGAGAAGAGGGTTTAAAGGTCTTATAGAAAAGCAGTTTATCTCTCTCACACCACGTGATGTTGGTGGAATTATAGATAAAGGGGGAACTTTTCTCCTCTCGGCGAGGGAAGACAGATTTTTAGAGTATAAATACAGGAAGATCGCTGCTAATAACATAAGGGAAGAGAAGATTGATGGACTCTTTGTTATAGGTGGTAATGGATCTTTCCAGGGAGCATACCTTCTTTCCAAGGAGTTTGGGATTCCCATTATAGGTATTCCAAAAACGATAGATAACGATACATACGGGACTGAGTACACTATAGGTTTTGATACAGCTGTGAACAATGCTGTTGACGCCATAGACAAGATAAGGGATACATCTGAATCACACGAGAGGGTTTTTGTTATAGAAGTTATGGGAAGAAAAAGTGGATTTTTAGCCCTTGCTGCTGGTATATCAACAGGTGCTGATGTGACACTCATACCTGAGTATCCATTTCCGATGCATGTTAT is a window of Persephonella marina EX-H1 DNA encoding:
- a CDS encoding MlaE family ABC transporter permease, which codes for MEKIKNFVEHTGAAFLLFLETLKVIILSPPKVKHILKYMEEIGVTAAPLIAITGFFTGGVLVVETYPTFHKFNAEFLIGALVSLSLSRELSPVLVALLVTARSGSAMAANIGTMKITEQIDALKVMAVNPVRYLIAPRLIASLLMVPALVILSYTFGLLGGYFVGVNLYGINPYLFVEKMKDFTELYDILGGLYKSMGFATIITIVSCYFGYVTKGGAEGVGRSTTTAVVVSSVLVLIVDYFLTAIIY
- a CDS encoding ATP-dependent 6-phosphofructokinase, whose product is MKKIAVLTSGGDAPGLNACIRAVVRAGHYYNCEVIGVRRGFKGLIEKQFISLTPRDVGGIIDKGGTFLLSAREDRFLEYKYRKIAANNIREEKIDGLFVIGGNGSFQGAYLLSKEFGIPIIGIPKTIDNDTYGTEYTIGFDTAVNNAVDAIDKIRDTSESHERVFVIEVMGRKSGFLALAAGISTGADVTLIPEYPFPMHVIVKSIVDALNRGKKFAIVVVAEGVASAKEIADILNEKLKPFDFGGVRYSVLGYIQRGGSPTSYDRIMASRFGVFAVEEFMRGNRDFMVALENGKILSKPLEVSFGRIKKPDLKDFELNNILTI